One Mercurialis annua linkage group LG3, ddMerAnnu1.2, whole genome shotgun sequence DNA window includes the following coding sequences:
- the LOC126673706 gene encoding uncharacterized protein LOC126673706, whose protein sequence is MEKNKTATVIILLLISLFLHSAQSQEIEENSAARGVKKEKMHAHEVHCSRERSRAAWQIIEEYLLPFVERERYQISNKCRLHAENDLFRDQEEHKIHVDVNEWKCGYCKKSFRAEKYIDQHFDNRHYNLLNTSESKCLADLCGALHCDFVLKTKTPKTKCNPAAVAKNRHLCESLADSCFPLNLGHSASHLHELFLHQFCDAHTCSGKKKLFPKGGRKHTSVFYLAISILTLMLLPLFYLIVYLYQREMRQGTQQLRRINPVGQKKKPS, encoded by the exons atggagaaaaataAAACAGCAACTGTCATAATTCTTCTTTTGATATCTCTCTTCTTGCACTCAGCTCAATCTCAG GAAATTGAAGAAAATTCAGCTGCAAG AGGTGTTAAGAAAGAGAAAATGCATGCACATGAAGTACATTGTTCTAGAGAAAGAAGTAGGGCTGCCTGGCAAATTATAGAGGAG TATTTGCTGCCCTTTGTGGAACGGGAGAGGTACCAGATTTCGAATAAATGTAGACTTCATGCTGAAAATGATCTGTTCAGAGATCAAGAAGAGcacaagattcacgtggatgtAAATGAATGGAAGTGTGGATACTGTAAGAAGAGCTTCCGTGCTGAAAAATATATTGATCAGCATTTTGACAACAGGCACTACAATCTTCTTAACACC AGTGAGAGCAAGTGCTTGGCTGATTTATGTGGGGCACTGCATTGCGATTTTGTGTTGAAAACCAAAACACCAAAGACAAAATGCAATCCTGCAGCTGTTGCAAAGAACCGGCACCTGTGTGAG AGTCTTGCAGATAGCTGCTTTCCTCTCAATCTGGGGCATTCAGCAAGTCACCTTCATG AGTTGTTTTTGCACCAATTCTGTGATGCACACACTTGCTCAgggaaaaaaaaactttttccTAAAGGCGGCAGG aagcacacaagTGTATTCTACCTAGCTATTTCAATATTGACTTTGATGCTGCTGCCTCTCTTCTATCTCATAGTTTATTTGTATCAAAG GGAAATGAGGCAGGGAACCCAACAGCTGAGGCGAATCAATCCAGTTGGACAGAAAAAGAAACCATCATAG
- the LOC126673705 gene encoding uncharacterized protein LOC126673705: MLKSTFIPIFSTFPTKPITALQKFPPYFIITNAYTQSPQPVHQNASLKPSTTNPPPTSAYIHLPFCRKRCHYCDFPIVALGSSNPTDTDPRISNYIELLQQEILSTKPNFNSHSPLETVFFGGGTPSLVSPRLVSSLLDTLKDKFGVCNDAEISMEMDPGTFDAKKMKELMVLGVNRVSLGVQAFQEELLKSCGRAHGIKEVYEAIEIVGSCGIENWSIDLISSLPHQTPQMWEDSLVQTVKAQPKHVSVYDLQVEQETKFGNLYTPGEFPLPTESQAADFYKMASRMLSEAGYNHYEISSYCQDGFECKHNYTYWKNKPFYAFGLGSASYLNGVRFSRPRRMKEYADYVRNLENETVNDSGNDSRDAKDMAMDIVMLSLRTAKGLDLRSFADAFGSSLVFSLCKVYEPYIESGHVVFLDKDRGAVTADKFKARFTCEDEIGIGLAYIRLSDPDGFLMSNELISLAFRVISP; the protein is encoded by the exons ATGCTTAAATCAACTTTCATTCCTATTTTCTCCACTTTCCCCACCAAACCCATCACAGCTCTCCAAAAATTCCCACCTTATTTCATAATCACCAACGCATACACACAATCCCCACAACCTGTTCACCAAAATGCCTCACTCAAACCATCCACCACAAACCCACCTCCAACTTCAGCTTATATTCACCTCCCATTCTGTCGCAAACGGTGCCACTACTGCGACTTCCCAATCGTTGCTCTCGGCTCCTCAAACCCAACAGACACCGACCCAAGAATCTCCAACTACATAGAGTTACTTCAACAAGAAATACTCTCAACAAAACCGAATTTCAACTCTCACTCGCCTCTTGAAACTGTGTTTTTTGGGGGCGGAACGCCTTCTTTAGTATCGCCAAGGCTGGTTTCGTCGCTTTTGGATACATTAAAAGATAAGTTTGGAGTCTGCAATGATGCTGAGATATCAATGGAAATGGACCCTGGTACTTTTGATGCTAAGAAAATGAAGGAATTGATGGTGTTGGGTGTTAATAGAGTGTCGTTAGGAGTGCAAGCTTTTCAAGAGGAACTGCTTAAAAGCTGTGGAAGAGCACATGGGATTAAGGAAGTTTATGAAGCTATTGAGATTGTTGGTTCATGTGGGATTGAGAATTGGAGTATTGATCTTATCTCGTCTCTTCCTCATCAGACTCCACAAATGTGGGAAGACAGTTTGGTTCAAACAGTAAAAGCACAACCTAAGCATGTTTCTGTATATGATTTGCAAGTTGAACAAGAAACGAAATTTGGAAACCT TTATACACCAGGAGAATTTCCTCTGCCAACCGAATCGCAGGCTGCTGATTTCTATAAAATGGCTTCAAGGATGCTTTCGGAGGCTGGTTATAACCATTATGAAATTAGTAGCTATTGCCAAGATGGATTTGAGTGCAAGCATAATTATACTTACTGGAAGAACAAACCTTTCTATGCTTTTGGACTTGGCTCTGCTAGTTATCTAAATGGTGTGAGGTTTTCGAGGCCAAGGAGGATGAAAGAGTATGCCGATTATGTGCGTAATCTGGAGAATGAGACGGTGAAcgatagtggaaatgatagtCGTGATGCTAAAGACATGGCTATGGATATTGTGATGCTCTCACTTAGAACTGCAAAGGGACTTGATTTGAGGTCATTTGCAGATGCCTTTGGTAGCTCACTGGTTTTTTCTCTCTGCAAGGTCTATGAACCGTATATAGAGAGCGGTCATGTGGTTTTCTTAGATAAGGATAGAGGAGCTGTGACTGCAGACAAATTTAAAGCCCGGTTTACGTGTGAAGATGAGATTGGGATTGGTTTAGCTTATATCCGGCTCAGTGATCCGGATGGATTTCTGATGTCAAATGAATTGATATCTCTTGCATTTAGGGTTATATCCCCTTAG
- the LOC126672078 gene encoding elongator complex protein 3, with protein MATAVSSESMKHPRPGRGGYQAHGLTEEEARVRAIAEIVNSMVELSRKNQNVDLNAIKSAACRKYGLSRAPKLVEMIAALPESDRESLLPKLRAKPVRTASGIAVVAVMSKPHRCPHIATTGNICVYCPGGPDSDFEYSTQSYTGYEPTSMRAIRARYNPYVQARSRIDQLKRLGHSADKVEFILMGGTFMSLPAEYRDYFTRNLHDALSGHTSSNVEEAVAFSEHGAVKCIGMTIETRPDYCLGPHLRQMLSYGCTRLEIGVQSTYEDVARDTNRGHTVAAVADCFCLAKDAGFKVVAHMMPDLPNVGVERDMESFREFFESPSFRADGLKIYPTLVIRGTGLYELWKTGRYRNYPPEQLVDIIARILAMVPPWTRVYRVQRDIPMPLVTSGVEKGNLRELALARMDDLGLKCRDVRTREAGIQDIHHKIKPEEVELVRRDYTANEGWETFISYEDTRQDILVGLLRLRKCGRNVTCPELTGRCSIVRELHVYGTAVPVHGRDADKLQHQGYGTLLMEEAERIARLEHRSTKLAVISGVGTRHYYRKLGYELEGPYMVKSLA; from the exons ATGGCGACAGCAGTAAGCTCCGAATCCATGAAACATCCACGACCGGGTCGGGGCGGGTACCAAGCCCATGGACTAACCGAAGAAGAAGCCAGAGTTCGAGCTATAGCAGAAATCGTAAACTCCATGGTAGAGCTCTCCCGAAAAAACCAGAATGTCGACTTAAACGCTATTAAATCCGCCGCCTGCCGCAAGTACGGCCTATCTCGGGCGCCGAAGCTCGTTGAGATGATCGCCGCTCTGCCTGAGTCCGACCGCGAGTCTCTCCTTCCTAAGCTCCGTGCCAAACCGGTTCGAACCGCCTCAGGAATTGCTGTCGTGGCTGTTATGTCGAAGCCGCATAGATGTCCGCATATTGCTACGACGGGAAATATTTGTGTTTACTGTCCGGGTGGACCGGACTCCGATTTTGAGTACAGTACTCAGTCTTATACTGGTTATGAACCTACTAGCATGCGTGCAATTCGAGCCAG ATACAATCCATATGTTCAGGCTAGAAGCAGGATTGATCAGCTTAAGCGATTAGGTCATAGCGCCGATAAG GTTGAGTTTATACTTATGGGTGGTACCTTCATGTCTCTGCCAGCAGAATACCGTGATTATTTTACGAGGAATCTTCATGATGCGTTATCTGGTCATACTTCTTCTAATGTTGAAGAGGCGGTTGCTTTCTCTGAGCATGGTGCAGTGAAGTGTATTGGCATGACTATTGAAAC GAGGCCAGATTATTGTCTTGGACCTCACTTGCGTCAAATGCTTTCTTACGGCTGTACACGACTTGAGATTGGAGTGCAAAGCACATATGAGGATGTTGCTCGGGATACTAATAGAGGACATACAGTGGCTGCTGTCGctgattgtttttgtttggcAAAAGATGCTGGTTTTAAG GTTGTTGCTCATATGATGCCTGATCTTCCAAATGTTGGAGTTGAGAGGGACATGGAAAGCTTTCGAGAATTCTTCGagagtccttcatttagagcaGATGGTCTCAAAATTTATCCTACACTTGTAATCCGTGGAACTGGGCTTTATGAACTCTGGAAAACTGGCAG GTACAGAAATTATCCACCTGAACAACTTGTGGATATTATAGCAAGGATCCTAGCCATGGTACCCCCTTGGACACGTGTTTATAGAGTTCAGCGGGATATTCCTATGCCCTTGGTTACATCTGGAGTTGAGAAAGGAAATCTTAGGGAGCTAGCTTTAGCTCGAATGGATGACTTGGGCTTGAAATGCCGTGATGTCCGTACACGTGAAGCTGGAATCCAG GACATTCATCATAAAATTAAGCCTGAAGAAGTTGAGCTTGTTCGCCGAGATTATACAGCTAATGAAGGCTGGGAGACATTTATCTCATATGAGGATACGCGGCAG GATATTCTCGTAGGTTTGTTGCGCTTGCGGAAATGTGGTCGCAACGTTACTTGCCCTGAGCTCACAGGGAGGTGCTCGATTGTTCGTGAGCTCCATGTTTATGGAACTGCAGTTCCTGTTCATGGTCGCGATGCAGATAAGTTGCAACATCAG GGTTACGGGACTCTGTTAATGGAAGAGGCAGAGAGGATTGCTCGCTTGGAGCATAGATCAACTAAACTAGCAGTCATTTCAGGTGTTGGAACTCGTCATTATTATAGAAAATTGGGTTATGAGCTTGAAGGCCCTTATATGGTCAAGTCTCTGGCCTGA
- the LOC126672076 gene encoding uncharacterized protein LOC126672076 — translation MEEEAIGSKRLIESRVIEKTGEVISAIKSAKHVDQVICALHSFAIILFPTIDSSLISGSLDDRYRNQVLSTEIPASEDREEGWEAFYRGAAFPTLARVLLRDVASDWLACFPLSAKKHVYDAFFVNGLTTEVVQVLVPCLQINGNDSLLDVNAVQSNSERLLLLCLLENDGVVQMSREFCSRYPSVDFTNKQLQPDVARMAQIIASIPDKARPRAPASLSSHLFFKQITIQLLREVQERVTDLLDKNSTSACYIDGSMLFAGETFSRICRRGSSDVLLGELLPRVIQDVRWFLSSPNQATEQMFEGNPKSQIWLSILEAIKDSYAVERLSEQLLHQLAIEHVTDIEAYWTIWLLFNHIIKDQPSVRSMFVDKFLFWKVFPVCCLRWIIQFAVLGCPPDASLLSKGHDTHVLVGTVQRLLAVWSKREFLQTAPVEQQAYITAAIGICMEQMSKEELDSSKDAMHSILQGVSCRLENPTHLVRKMASNVALVFSKVIDPKNPLYLDDSCNEENIDWEFGLTRLENRTLPALKENDNTKTLTIREPEEDLNYSRYDGMSGSNKGEKKKLRKLVDPDEIIDPATLNYGSDSDKEDDDASVDSDSSSDSSLQPYDLTDDNTDLQRRFTQLVDVVGALRKSDDADGVERALDVAEKLVRASPDELTHIAGDLARTLVQVRCSDLAVEGEEEPAEEKRQSALVALLVTSPFQSLDALNKLLYSPNVDISQRIMILDVMTEAAQELADAKTLKPKHQSRVLISTAAENQPWFLPSSLGPPGASSWREVSETGSVLNYSNRYERELPLKRGQIRRGKTRRWSLRSANTQESQLEWTHNKFPVYAAAFMLPAMQDFDKKRQGVDLLDRDFIVLGKLIYMLGVCMKCISMHPEANALAPPLLDMLRSRDICNHKEAYVRRAVLFAASCILKSLHPSYVASALTEGNLELSKGLEWIRSWALNIVETDVDKECYMMAMSCLQLHAEMALQASRALEDVESTLKAKKIGLPSNLSMGTIRLPYTNMDYR, via the exons ATGGAGGAAGAAGCAATCGGAAGTAAAAGACTGATAGAAAGCAGAGTAATAGAGAAAACAGGAGAAGTAATCTCAGCAATAAAGAGTGCCAAACACGTCGATCAAGTAATTTGCGCTCTCCATTCTTTCGCTATCATTCTCTTCCCTACTATAGATTCCTCTCTAATTTCAG GTAGTCTCGACGATCGGTACAGGAACCAAGTGCTTAGCACTGAAATCCCTGCTTCAGAAGACAGAGAAGAAGGTTGGGAAGCATTTTACAGGGGAGCTGCATTCCCTACATTAGCTCGGGTTTTGCTGCGTG ATGTGGCTTCCGATTGGTTAGCTTGTTTCCCTCTTTCAGCTAAAAAGCATGTGTATGATGCTTTCTTTGTGAATGGTCTTACTACTGAGGTTGTTCAGGTTTTAGTTCCTTGCTTACAGATCAATGGAAATGACAGTCTTCTTGATGTTAATGCTGTTCAATCAAATTCTGAAAG GTTACTTCTTCTCTGCTTACTTGAAAATGATGGAGTGGTGCAAATGTCAAGAGAATTTTGCAGCAGGTACCCATCTGTTGATTTTACAAACAAACAGCTCCAGCCAGATGTAGCTAGAATGGCACAGATTATTGCATCTATTCCTGATAAAGCACGACCGAGAGCCCCAGCTTCACTCTCATCACA TTTGTTCTTCAAGCAAATTACCATTCAACTTCTGCGTGAAGTACAAGAGAGAGTTACCGATCTACTTGATAAAAACTCTACTAGTGCATGCTACATAGATGGTTCAATGCTATTTGCTGGTGAAACATTTTCTCGTATATGTCGGCGTGGTTCTTCag ATGTGCTGTTAGGTGAACTACTCCCTCGGGTGATTCAAGATGTACGATGGTTTCTATCGAGTCCCAATCAAGCAACGGAACAAATGTTTGAAGGAAACCCTAAATCCCAAATTTGGTTAAGCATTCTGGAAGCAATTAAAGATTCATATGCTGTAGAAAGGTTGTCTGAACAGCTTTTACATCAGCTGGCAATTGAACATGTAACTGATATTGAAGCTTATTGGACTATTTGGTTACTGTTTAATCATATTATTAAAGATCAGCCATCAGTCAG GTCTATGTTTGTTGACAAATTTCTATTTTGGAAAGTATTTCCTGTTTGTTGCCTACGATGGATTATCCAATTTGCAGTGCTTGGTTGTCCACCTGATGCTAGTTTACTCAGTAAAGGTCATGATACACATGTTCTCGTGGGCACAGTGCAGCGCCTGTTGGCAGTATGGTCTAAAAGGGAATTTTTGCAAACAGCTCCAGTAGAGCAGCAAGCTT ATATAACTGCTGCTATAGGCATATGCATGGAACAGATGTCTAAAGAGGAACTGGATAGTTCGAAAGATGCTATGCACTCGATTCTTCAAGGAGTCAGCT GTAGGCTGGAGAACCCTACTCATTTAGTTCGGAAAATGGCTAGTAATGTTGCTTTAGTATTCTCCAAGGTGATTGACCCAAAAAATCCCCTGTATCTTGATGATAGTTGCAATGAGGAGAATATTGACTGGGAGTTTGGATTGACTAGACTTGAGAATAGGACTCTGCCTGCCTTAAAAGAAAATGACAATACAAAAACATTGACCATTCGAGAGCCAGAAGAAGACTTGAACTATTCAAGATACGATGGAATGAGTGGGAGCAATAAGGGTGAAAAAAAGAAATTACGTAAATTGGTCGATCCTGATGAAATTATTGATCCAGCCACACTAAATTATGGATCAGACTCTGACAAAGAGGATGATGATGCAAGTGTGGATTCTGATTCCTCCAGTGATTCGTCTTTACAGCCTTATGACCTAACAGATGATAACACAGATCTGCAAAGAAGATTCACACAGTTGGTTGATGTGGTTGGAGCCCTACGGAAATCTGATGATGCTGATGGG GTAGAGAGGGCTCTGGATGTTGCTGAAAAGCTTGTGCGAGCATCGCCCGATGAACTCACACATATAGCAGGTGACCTTGCTAGAACCCTTGTGCAAGTTCGTTGCTCGGATTTGGCTGTAGAAGGTGAGGAAGAACCAGCAGAAGAAAAGAGGCAAAGCGCATTAGTAGCGTTGCTTGTTACATCTCCTTTCCAGTCTCTTGATGCTTTAAACAAACTGTTATATTCCCCAAATGTAGATATCAGCCAACGTATAATGATTCTTGATGTAATGACGGAAGCTGCTCAGGAACTTGCAGATGCCAAGACCTTGAAACCTAAACATCAATCCAGGGTCCTCATATCAACGGCAGCAGAGAATCAACCCTGGTTCTTGCCTAGTAGCTTAGGACCTCCAGGAGCTAGTTCCTGGAGGGAGGTATCGGAAACAGGGTCTGTATTGAACTATTCTAATCGTTATGAGAGGGAACTCCCCCTCAAACGTGGTCAGATCAGAAGAGGAAAGACTCGTCGCTGGAGTCTCAGATCAGCAAATACACAGGAAAGCCAGCTGGAGTGGACCCATAACAAGTTTCCTGTTTATGCAGCAGCATTTATGCTTCCTGCAATGCAAGATTTTGATAAGAAAAGACAAGGCGTTGATTTACTCGATAGAGATTTTATCGTTCTAGGGAAACTCATATATATGCTCGGTGTGTGTATGAAATGTATTTCCATGCATCCAGAAGCAAATGCATTGGCTCCCCCTCTTCTAGATATGTTAAGGTCCAG GGATATTTGCAATCATAAAGAAGCATATGTCAGGAGAGCTGTCCTTTTTGCAGCTTCGTGCATATTAAAGTCACTTCATCCATCATATGTTGCATCAGCACTTACAGAAGGAAACCTTGAACTTTCTAAAGGACTTGAATGGATTCGCTCATGGGCCCTTAACATTGTGGAGACCGATGTAGACAAAGAGTGCTATATG ATGGCTATGTCGTGTCTCCAACTTCACGCTGAGATGGCCCTCCAAGCTTCCAGAGCACTAGAGGATGTAGAATCTACGTTGAAAGCTAAGAAAATTGGGCTCCCGTCTAATTTGTCAATGGGAACAATCAGACTCCCCTACACAAATATGGATTATAGATGA
- the LOC126671553 gene encoding probable ubiquitin-like-specific protease 2A isoform X1, with protein MGKRKPQNGNIAAIPMSEVYSRLCKHRSCWKHMVLSLYTHGKKINKQKAEEVRRLALVFPCSFGTFPTRERSKRRIKHDRPIVKATNEEKKKEKMHSGEFDCYFLNLWKGFSEDKRSEFAYLDSMWFGLYLTASFKGKVLTWIRTKQIFSKTYVIVPIVCWGHWSVLILCHLGETSESKDRTPCMLLLDSLEKANPRRLEPDIRKFVLDIYGSEGRAANKKLISKIPLLVPKVPQQRNGEECGNYVLYFINLFMQNAPGEFSINKYPYFMDKNWFSPECLMRFFEELELFEK; from the exons ATGGGCAAGAGAAAGCctcaaaatggaaatattgCTGCGATTCCAATGTCAG AGGTTTATTCTCGACTGTGTAAGCATCGTTCATGTTGGAAACACATGGTATTGAGCTTGTATACTCATGGAAAGaagataaataaacaaaaagctGAAGAGGTGAGGAGATTAGCTTTGGTATTCCCGTGCTCTTTCGGTACTTTTCCTACTCGTGAGCGATCAAAGAGGAGAATTAAGCATGACCGCCCAATTGTTAAAGCTACtaatgaagaaaagaaaaaggaaaagatgCATAGTGGAGAATTTGACTGCTACTTTTT GAATTTGTGGAAGGGATTCTCAGAAGATAAGAGGAGTGAATTTGCTTACCTGGATAGTATGTGGTTCGGCTTATACTTGACAGCATCCTTTAAAGGAAAAGTACTTACTTGGATACGGACAAAGCAAATTTTTTCAAAGACATATGTCATTGTTCCTATTGTTTGCTG GGGTCATTGGAGTGTCTTAATATTGTGTCATCTCGGTGAGACTTCTGAATCGAAGGACAGAACACCCTGTATGTTGTTGCTGGATTCACTTGAAAAGGCTAATCCAAGGCGTCTTGAGCCAGATATAAGAAA ATTTGTCTTAGACATATATGGATCAGAGGGCAGGGCTGCAAATAAAAAACTGATTTCTAAAATTCCATTATTGGTACCCAAG GTTCCGCAACAAAGAAATGGCGAAGAATGTGGCAACTATGTTCTCTActttataaatttgtttatgcAGAATGCTCCAGGTGAATTTAGCATCAACAAGTACCCATATTTC ATGGATAAGAACTGGTTCAGCCCTGAATGCTTGATGCGTTTTTTTGAGGAACTGGAATTATTTGAAAAGTGA
- the LOC126671553 gene encoding probable ubiquitin-like-specific protease 2A isoform X2: MVLSLYTHGKKINKQKAEEVRRLALVFPCSFGTFPTRERSKRRIKHDRPIVKATNEEKKKEKMHSGEFDCYFLNLWKGFSEDKRSEFAYLDSMWFGLYLTASFKGKVLTWIRTKQIFSKTYVIVPIVCWGHWSVLILCHLGETSESKDRTPCMLLLDSLEKANPRRLEPDIRKFVLDIYGSEGRAANKKLISKIPLLVPKVPQQRNGEECGNYVLYFINLFMQNAPGEFSINKYPYFMDKNWFSPECLMRFFEELELFEK; encoded by the exons ATGGTATTGAGCTTGTATACTCATGGAAAGaagataaataaacaaaaagctGAAGAGGTGAGGAGATTAGCTTTGGTATTCCCGTGCTCTTTCGGTACTTTTCCTACTCGTGAGCGATCAAAGAGGAGAATTAAGCATGACCGCCCAATTGTTAAAGCTACtaatgaagaaaagaaaaaggaaaagatgCATAGTGGAGAATTTGACTGCTACTTTTT GAATTTGTGGAAGGGATTCTCAGAAGATAAGAGGAGTGAATTTGCTTACCTGGATAGTATGTGGTTCGGCTTATACTTGACAGCATCCTTTAAAGGAAAAGTACTTACTTGGATACGGACAAAGCAAATTTTTTCAAAGACATATGTCATTGTTCCTATTGTTTGCTG GGGTCATTGGAGTGTCTTAATATTGTGTCATCTCGGTGAGACTTCTGAATCGAAGGACAGAACACCCTGTATGTTGTTGCTGGATTCACTTGAAAAGGCTAATCCAAGGCGTCTTGAGCCAGATATAAGAAA ATTTGTCTTAGACATATATGGATCAGAGGGCAGGGCTGCAAATAAAAAACTGATTTCTAAAATTCCATTATTGGTACCCAAG GTTCCGCAACAAAGAAATGGCGAAGAATGTGGCAACTATGTTCTCTActttataaatttgtttatgcAGAATGCTCCAGGTGAATTTAGCATCAACAAGTACCCATATTTC ATGGATAAGAACTGGTTCAGCCCTGAATGCTTGATGCGTTTTTTTGAGGAACTGGAATTATTTGAAAAGTGA
- the LOC126673943 gene encoding 26S proteasome non-ATPase regulatory subunit 6, with the protein MEGQEGTQQPHLILAHKLFLLTHPDVQDIEKVRLKEEVFAAVKSDDMAPLYETLASQGLLEKDQSILDPMRAKNEDELKKIDEKIADAEENLGESEVREAHLAKSLFYIRIGDKEKALEQLNVTESKTVAVGQKMDLVFHTLQIGFFYMDFDLISKSIDKAKSLFEEGGDWERKNRLKVYEGLFFMSTRNFKEAADLFLDSISTFTTYEIFPYDTFIFYTVLTSIISLDRVSLKQKVVDAPEILTVIGKIPYLSEFLNSLYECQYKSFFAAFAGITEHIKLDRYLHPHFRYYMREIRTVVYSQFLESYKSVTIEAMAKAFGVTVEFIDLELSRFIAAGKLHCKIDKVAGVLETNRPDAKNALYQATIKQGDFLLNRIQKLSRVIDL; encoded by the exons ATGGAAGGTCAAGAAGGAACTCAGCAACCGCACCTCATCCTTGCTCACAAGCTATTCCTTCTCACTCACCCTGATGTTCAAGACATTGAGAAAGTCCGCCTCAAGGAGGAGGTTTTCGCCGCCGTTAAGTCTGACG ATATGGCTCCTTTATATGAAACCCTAGCTAGCCAAGGGCTGCTTGAGAAGGATCAAAGCATTTTGGATCCGATGCGTGCTAAGAATGAGGATGAGCTTAAGAAGATCGATGAGAA AATTGCTGATGCTGAAGAGAACTTAGGAGAAAGTGAAGTTCGAGAAGCTCATTTGGCCAAATCTCTGTTCTACATTCGGATTGGTGACAAG GAGAAAGCATTGGAACAGCTAAATGTGACAGAAAGCAAGACGGTTGCAGTTGGGCAAAAGATGGACTTGGTATTCCATACTTTACAAATTGGCTTTTTCTACATGGATTTTGATCTCATATCCAAGAGCATTGACAAAGCAAAGAG CTTGTTTGAGGAGGGCGGTGACTGGGAAAGGAAGAATCGATTGAAGGTGTATGAGGGCTTGTTCTTCATGTCCACTCGAAATTTCAAGGAAGCAGCCGACTTATTTTTGGATTCCATTTCAACCTTCACTACCTATGAGATTTTTCCTTATGACACATTCATATTTTACACTGTACTCACAAGCATTATATCACTGGATAGAGTTTCTTTGAAGCAAAAG GTAGTGGATGCTCCTGAGATCTTGACAGTGATCGGAAAAATACCATATCTTTCGGAATTCCTAAATTCGTTGTACGAGTGTCAATACAAATCCTTTTTTGCAGCATTTG CTGGCATCACTGAACATATTAAGCTTGACCGCTATTTGCATCCTCACTTCCGATACTATATGAGGGAGATCAGAACTGTTGTCTATTCTCAATTTTTGGAGTCATATAAGAGTGTTACAATTGAAGCCATGGCAAAGGCGTTTGGTGTGACAGTAGAGTTCATTGATCT GGAACTATCACGTTTTATTGCTGCTGGGAAGCTTCATTGTAAGATTGATAAGGTTGCGGGTGTTCTTGAGACTAACCGCCCTGATGCAAAGAATGCTCTATACCAAGCCACTATAAAGCAAGGAGACTTCTTATTAAACCGAATTCAGAAGCTGTCTCGTGTGATTGACCTGTGA